ttattatatgtatttttagaCTGTTTATGATTTAGAATTTATCAAGAACCCCTTTCGATGGGCCTTTGTCGACAATACCACCACACATGGACCTTTGTCGAcaaagttaccgcctgtcaaaaacgcgaacagtgtCATGTAACCCTACTAACTAACAGTGTCAGTAACCCTTTACTATTAAGGGTCGTGGTCTGCACTAACAGAacatacagtctgaccaaaaagagtataaattaaaaagtggcaacattgtaaaTCATCCCTTTCAAATGAATATGTGTGAGGAAACGGGACGGCAATACCATGTTGCCATTtcttaatttctactctttttggtcagactgtacttGAGTTTTGTGAATGGCAGGTTAATTGTTTGCTGTCACTATTTATAGCCGTTTGCCGGTCTTCCTACGTATAGATCCCTAACCTATATAAACCTAACTATTCAGTTAGACTTGCTTTCACATCTTGATGAAAGTCTTAACCTTTAtctactaagggccagttgcatcaaccacatttgacagacacatcatcgtcacgcagtacACGTCTATGGAAtctcccatacaataaaatttaacgaacgctttaacggtgacatacggtttgatgcaaccggcccttaatatTGCTTTTTTGAAAAGACTCTTCAAATTGTTCTTTTGACGGGTGCTGCCACTGCTTCCGCCCTAGTAATAGACGAGGTGCCTACGTGTGGAATTGCatctaataggctacttgacccttttttaaagtctgtcttatatggtTATAAGTAATGTCCAATTAACGGAAATAAAATATTCCcattattatgacttaaaaatagcaaaaaatatttttaaagtatatttttacgtaactaatcaggcgaaaacaacataATCGAAAATACCtggtcatcatacacttttaatacccaaaatctataaatattgtttttttatgtcaaattcaaatactacagaagacaatcatttattgtgccaaattcgatatgagtctagtagcctatactcGTTTCTCTTGAATTTGATAGACCACCTAATAATAGCAACATATCATTTGTGAACACTATACAGTTATAACAACATTATTTGTTATCTAAAACTTGGAAAAAGATAGATGACTATATTGActagatattatttgttacagGAACAACCTGGAGTCTGTATATAACCTGGGGCTAGATAGGAACCCATCGAGCAGTAGTGACAACCAAAGCGACAAACGTAAAAAAGGTATGTTATCAacttatcaatcaatcaattatttgtGTCGCGCttaacttgggtaaatccattctactTTACATGATCTTATTTGTAGAGCCATAACAGCGTGTCACATCTTTCATCAGGTGGCTGTACGTACTGAAAATACGACCGTCTATCCTCCAACAGGATATGCAATACATATAAATCATTGTAAAATCAAAAATGAATTTAGCTTAGTATTTGTCATTGTCATTTCTCTTCAGTGTCATAAACGGATTCTACTGTATTTGTAAAGTAAAACTGAGAACTCTAGGCAAAAAAGAATTTCGTACGTTGACCTGCATGATGCATGCTTCTTAATCAAAGACATGtgtagacggataaagtcttaagaataaacgtacctcaaagccctacagaaaaaggtacggtggcctagatggcgttacacctttggggaacgctcggctagatggcgctaatattaatatttgacattttaacacatatcaagctaacaataggggccaaattgtcaaaactgaggttcaaaagttttaaacttgagtcgagagatggcagtctgtcactgtgattacacattttactttgacagtaactctctataatactcgatcctctttgttctTAATACACAAAATTCGTGAATGCGTCCTTACGGAGATATCACACTTTGTCCCGTTTCCATCAAGTCCAGTTATATTTGTGTTGGTTCCGCAGGTTCATGTTCCCGCCGAACTGATGCAGGGGACGGTCATCACCATTCTAGGTATTATATaagtctatttttttttacttccatCTTGTTCAATTTATGGTTTAAGAATTTTGGTATGGAAGAAAATACATTTGGGCAATtgattttttcagaaaaaaatgcTCCTCTGTTAAATGCAAAGGTCACAGTCCAAAGAATCGACCGACGGTAGACTTGTCGCAGAGCGCCGCTGCGCCacccgccgccgctgccgccgccgccgcccgccgccgccgctgccggtacCACTACAGCGCAGGACGCGGGCTTTATCAGGCTCATAGACGAAGAACAAAAACAAGGTAATTTTTACATCGGAGCCACTGGCTTTCTTAAAAATGATGCTTACGAAGTTATCATTCAACTTAGGAAAAATGACACGGCCAAGGAAGGGGTGAAAAAGCAAGAAATAACCGATGAGGATATCAGAAATGAAAACTCGAAACAAAATCCTGATCTAGATGTAGCTCAATCATCGCAACACAAATACGATGTTCAGCACAAAGAGTTGAGTAATACTCCACCTCCGCCCCCGAGCCCGAGCAGGATTCCGGTGTGAACAGTACAGAAGACAATTTGAAACTATTTTCAAGTGAAGCTGTTAGTAGTGGTGTACAGTGTATAAAAATGACGCAGGACAAATGCGTCGCGACGTCTTTCAATGAGCCCATCCCCGAATATATTGCAAAAAGTGAGCCGGTTGCGAGACCAGCGACGTCTGCCTGCACCCAAACTACGCTCAGCCCGGCCAACCCGAGGCCCGTTTATATCCACATGAGCTCATCCACGTCTACTGCCTACATGAGTCCTCCGGAAGTCGTGCTGCCACATTTCTTTAAGCGTGGTGACAAGCCTTGCAGAAAACCACGACGACCTACTAGAAATATTGACAAACAGCCAGAACGAAATTATATGCATCAAAATCATCATTGCAAAAGCTActctaaaatatttgaaaaaaagttAACTGAACCGACGATAGAACGATTAAATTTTCATGCTGATACGTACAGAGCAAATAACGTTCCAGCGTTTAATTACGTCGAGAATAATTTTTCTGAGCGCAATACTAGAGGCGTTTCAGAAATGTGCTGCAAACGCCACACTCGCAAAATGAAACCGAAACAAATCCCCACTAAACAGACTATGTCTGCGTGTAACACTAAAAACTCTGATAAGCGCAGTAAAAGGAATAGAACAAGCAAATTATCTAGCAAATCTTATCTTAGCCCTATGATTAAACAGTACATTCATAAGCTTCTTTCTTTAAATCGGGAGGGTATTAAAGCCATTCAAATAATGACTCAGGAATGCAGCTCCGTGAACACCCCAGCTAGCTCAATTATTAATGTTCCTACCAATTTTAGTTCTAATAATTGCCAACGACGTCACTTAGTTCTTGGCAATCGAGTTTGGGAAGAATTTGAGAGTATTCTGAGGCAGCAAGTCATTCTTCATAATAATGCCGCACATACAATGTTTACGCGATCACAAAACGCCACTAAAAGTAGAAACGGGAAGTTAAATAACATAAAACCAACAAGAAATgcgaaaaataaaaaagtgcaCAAAGTTAAGTCTTTGAATATATCGAAGAAAATTATAGTAAAGACGAGAGATGAATCTACGAAGACAAAAATAGAcaactgtaaaaaaaaacttttgactAACGTTGCTACAAGCGAAGAGGATTCTACTCCTTCAGATCATGGTATATACTACGGGGAACCCAGTGACAAAAGTAACGTTTTAAAAACTTGTACAACTAGAACTGAGAAAAATAAACGTCACATACATGAATCAGGCAGAGAAGTATTTTCTTCAGAACAGCCGAAGGCATCATCATCTAGCAATAGTAGTGATAATATCCCATCAAAGCCTATGAATATTTCAACACAAACAGGTTGTACTGTTGATGGTGAAATTAACTTCATAAAGCTAGCAGAAGGCAAACTTCAAAATATGGAAAAGATAGCAGATCTTACGGAAAAGTGCACTAAACGGTTGTCAAATTTAGCTAAGGTATTGGAAGAGGttagaaaaaataaatcttTAGCCTACAGCCAAGTGTCGACAGCAGATACGACATCGGATTCAGATCAAAAGTCGGACAATCTGGTTTCTGCCGAAAACAATGATTTGAAAATTCCCTTAAATATATATAGGGAAGAAATTGTAAAGAATAGTAAAGATATTGATTCCACTGATTATGAATCTCTTATATCAGGTGTACCAAATACTGGTAATATTAATATCGCAGAAGACAAAAAAACTGATTTATATGAAACCAGTAACTCTGAGTGTATTAGCCAATCAACTTCCTCCGTTTCTACAAATGGAGATTGTCGTGAAAATAACAATACGAAATGCCGGAACAGGCCTCCTCCGGCTTTGCTGCGGATGAACTTGAAACGCCCTCAGGACCACGTTGTGCCGCATGAACTCTCCACGGTCATTGAAGTAGACTCTCCTTTAAGCGCGAAATTCAAACAACAATCACCGATCAACACAAACCGTTCTACTACCAATCTTGCTGATTCAAAGAAAGACGAAAAAGGATTGTTGGATCACCCAGAAATGGGTTTAAACATTGTTAATAAATCAAGtaatgaaaaatacaaaggGACTAATGATTCACCCGAAGACTCTAAATTGCAGATGATGGATCTAAATCAGTTTAATGAAATCATGTTAAAGCCATTTGTTAGTCTTCAAGAATATGCTCGGGATCATTATGAGATGAGTACGCATACGAACCGTCAAAATCTATCTAAAGACATCGGAATAACAGACGACATTAGCTCTCTCCATTCTGACGGTAGTTTACCAGACGTAGTGGCTGAATTACTTAAAAGAAAACTTATCACCGAACCCTTTAGATTTGATACTGCGTCTAACATGAATTCCACCACCTTATCTTCCGAATCTACATTATCTATCTTGGCTTTGTCAAAAGTTGGAAAAGACAAGAGTAAATCAAGATTAATATCAAACAAAGAAAACATGGGTGAAACATCAGACTCTTTAAGCATTTCATCGAATCCTGATTTAGAAAATGCCTTTAAAAGGCTCGGAATGGGTTGGGCTTCTTCAACTTTAAAAAAGACTAAGGAGCGATTAGCTTTATCTTCCTCTTCGAATACGTCCAGTTCCAGTTTGTCACAGATCAAGTTCAAGACAAAACAAGATGAACCGGCCGCAGATGCTGTTTGGTCTGTGTCTAACATTTCAAAAAAGCCTGCGTTGAAGCGCCGGTTAGATGTCTCGAAAAATGCAGAACAACAAACTTCACCTACCAATAATATGACAGTCAAAGAATTTTTAACTAAAGAACTGGCTAAGAAAATAACTTTTACAGATAAGTCTAATAGGAACGATACAAATCAGGAGTTTGTATCTttatttgaaacaaaattaccAGAAGACTTCAAAAATTCTTCTAAAATTCTGTTAGATGACAATTCTGTCGATAGTGTACCTAGTGGCAATAACAACAGGGCGCGAACATCTACGCCCGTTAAGCTTTTTAAATCTGTGACATATCATTCTAGTTCCAGTTCCAATATGTCCAACGGACTGTTCAGTAACGCTGACGAACTGTCCTCTGTCAAACTCACCCCGGCGTCGGCGCGGCAACATTCCGCATCTGACAAGGATGAACTGACTATTCCTAATTGCAGTCTAAAAATGCGTAAAACCTTATCAGATTGTAGCAAAACGGATTCCTGCTAAATATTAATTTCCTTTATATTACCCACGTGGCAATGTTATATATAGTTTTTTTACagaattatttttaaagaatgGTTGAATTTTGTATACATATTGCGATTTACGTACCAATTATATATGCATTTTTATgtgacaaataaaataaatgtactaAGAACATCATTCATAcgcatgtttttatttataaatttaagcCCTACATAACACTCACACTCTATTTGGTTGCGCCACACGCTACCGATGGACAAATGATTTACTGTTAACTGTGGTTCGGCTTTTTTTACTTATGTAATCAACTAGGTATGTGTCGAAAACGAATGATAAAAATTAATAGGTACGCTTGAAAATTACGTTTAAcaggtatttttatattatattattattcaattataggcgagcagctattcagctgatgagcctatgtcacacagtgtctcatgatttatagttagcagtcatgtcactatcttattatttaaaagccacttgtctagtctgtttttaaacacattcactGAGGGAGCAGTAACAACACTATCCGGTAAACTGTTCCAAGCCGCTACAACACGATTGGATAGGGAATGATATGCAGCTTTAGTAGTAGTAGGAGTGCGAATCAGTTTTAGGCTGTGACCTCGGATCTCGCGGCTGGTACTTCTCATAGCGACTACTTTGTGAATGTCGGGGAGGTTGTAACAGTGGGTAACAATCTTGAAACATTCGATAAGGTCTCCTCTCGCTCTCCTGTCCTTAAGCGTGGGCAGCTTCAGTATACTTAGCCTTTGCTCGTAAGGTAGGCGTCTCAGCTGGAAAGGCATCTTGGTGGCTCTTCGCTGCACACTCTCTAAAAGGTCAATGTCTTTGACAAAGTATGGATTCCAAACTTGGAATGCATACTCAAGCAAGGGTCGTACATATGTTGTATATTTTCCTAAAAACTTCCACTGATATGCATTGAAACGACCTTTTTATAACATACAGGAACGAGTTTGCCTTTTTTACTATATTGTTTATGTGCTCACCCCATTTTAAGTCGTTATTTACTTAGTTTTTTCATTACGaatgaatcaactttttcttgcctgttattgccatgatggttacggtcccctgagtcacgccggttttatgcaagcatgcatgtagtccatgtttgaaggtggcaaattaaggaaagggcttgttaacaccagaaaaatgcatgtttgcatagttagagttgcataattttgcataaaaccagcgtgactcaggggaccgtaactaTGGTAAATAcgtaacaggcaagaaaaagttgattcacccgtTAGTCGCTAAGTTGAATTCCATTGCAGAAATGAATGATGAGTTAGGCTTAGGACTTATTATCGCATACCGTGGTTCCAAAATCCGTGGTGTCgccatatgaaaaattttcTTAGTCATAGTCCAGTGTCCGTCAGGATGGCGTGAGAGATGTCTGAATCGTCACAACATTTacaccaaataactgtacctgaactgtacctatagcgaagaaaactgtacctcaagcaatcacgcattaaatagatagttacatagacacgccgttctgacgtcaggttggcgcgcatagccgtgtatcgCCCCAATGTGTTGGAACTATGTTCTGGatcatatatcaataaactgtacctaaactgtacttcATAAAACtgccaaaaataatatttaaatcacacgtgatatcggtcaaatcaacaacaatagttatttgttatacaagggggcaaagttgtattttaacgccgagtgtggaattgaaaaacgagcaagtgaaaggattctatagttgaaccacgagcgaagcgagaatagaatagaatagaatcctgaacttgcgagttttttaacacacgagaagtaaaatacatttgcacccgagtgtaacacaaaacttttcccctcactatagcgaggaaactacaacgcaaaaaaatgcgtgtatcactgcttccagtagttccacaggtggtaaatcatctttattactagattcacctacttttatcaattttaaagcagttaatttgattatattcaaggtcaaattactttacccactagtggataaaatgcgtttttacccgctggtattaagagggggtagagcagggagaattttcagaatctgtcaaattaccccattacacacacaaacacccttcactcacactacctcaatttactgtgaaaggtcagtgacccttaattttttttcaagagtgttattttgagtttgtagtcaactactgacctcatttgagaaattaaaactgtaaaaaaggtagcatacaagaagacagagaaaaaatacgcgtcatctagctttccttctctgttcatgtctcatgtgaatttaatttacttacctaaatatgtagataacgttccttacccagttgattgtttacctaggtgtatttcaaattactttgcacttcattttgcgttacttttctacatttagataaaaaatcgtcagcctgcctatctcTGCAAAACATTAATCAAAGACgcgtgtgaaggccgatacctccaggcagacaattatggtcgcgtgataaatgataaaacatcaggctgtccctatcgcactatttgtaagtgcgatagggacggcacgatgttttatcatttatcgcgcgaccatgattgccctgcaggtcttcagaggcctgtacgggaagcatggtcgcgcgatagacgataaaatatcaggccgtccctatcgcacttagaaatagtgcgatagggacggcctgctattttatcacttatcgcgcgaccataattgcctgcctgtgcTGCGCATTACGTATatacgggttgtattaaagactatcagatattttctttattctttttggtcgttaggttttttatcatttattttaatacaaaaataaagcatgtgtataaaattaaacctaatgaatagagtacagagcTAGTATCgcatatcttatccaataccgataccgccatcgccatctgcatcagactcttgatcttacccaatttccgagtctcttctcttaatttcagttccttgagttgaaaatgttgaaactcatacttagtattaaataaaacacaaatacatataagaatcacattataattttaaattatggcttaggccctgtaccagttgcagtcgccacgtctgtaaagccccttgtaaaatacctagatgtcatgtcataaacatctgtgatgtaactgaaaattaaaaaacatcgctcaaagataaggttcaaattagcatggcaaaaaatacagtgcagtcaaaataccatcaaaatacgaaaaagcatatgtcaatgtcaatatcactgccgtatgccgtatttcaggccataagggctgttttctcaaatatgaaaaaatctcaaaagcagaattttaataagactttctaggaaaattattttgaacttgatatgtagaacaatttttaaaagttgtacaaaaaaaatctgaactaagtttctaactatatgaaaagcatttttatcttagattgcatattttagtatcgtaacgaactttctttcaaataaaaagataattattagaataggttgacggtgtctacaTTGAccgatttgggaatttaaacttctctagtttctacatttaatgggtatttttacccattaaatgtaggagtAAGAGAactataaattccaaaattggtcaacgtaacgtaactaagaaaGAAAATGGGATCATCAACTTTTAAGTCTTTTCCtcctaaaaatctaaaaaggtaacaaaataagtgatatcaggattattgttttctgtcacgatgcctgcacgtatcaaatgtttctttttaacccagtggttgactggtagagaaggccttaaggcattatgtccaccatttgtacttagtgttttatgtgcaataaagaataaataaataaataaaataatgtacgcagaaaaaaaaaagatgtgatcaaacttaaactgacattggggttactttgatacactatattttttttaatgataatcgaatgtaattccttacaaaagtattttatctcaagaaaagataaaaaaatggttcgcaaagtcaaatattacaactctttaacgctattttgaggttactttgatcaagaataaaaattaccatcttcaaaaaaccaactttatttgcaattgtttcaatatttatcataaGAAGAGATccaattatcagcctcaactcaacaagtaccgtgacataatcagacaataatcaactatgtgtcattatggtcaatgttaccccatgcaagtgatcaaagacaccccacagagtaaatcattagtagtaaatacctagtttgactttatgatacaaaattcaatacaatggtatagataaacacatttctggcaagctaatattcactgtgaaccttttactttaatacccacttcgttagtttagaagtttatttaaacatgaaaaatagcaacaaactatgcttttattttgacacgttatccgcactgcccacgaccatacttacttattcaccgcgtcagagcaccatctaactatagaGGTTGGTTAAGCGTTAtgatatgtgtagatttcattaccgactgctgataacatattaaatccttatttttttggtcaaataaatataatatgctcgtgacatATGACACGtgatattttgttcgcaatccgaaagagtcaaccctagcacttttccctattcacccccttcccgaccctattcaccccaacgttagggtgagcgaaaattactaaataaaacgtcatattttcaaagacaaaccaaAGTTCACACTgtcggaagattttttgtgtaaaaaattagcatggcacatataaaaaaactgctatcgacgttcaaaagtcggttttggccatattcactataaattactttagtttatacccgttccgaccccatgaacccaaaatcttcagaaaacgatgtattatgtagcccaattttaattggtattttggaggtaactagtaaaaataatttagttttacaattgtgcgaaaatagattctcatttggccggtttttttaacctggcctggtggcctagtggtaataacgttagctgcgtaagctgaaggcccgggttcgatttccggctcagccaccgtgggccttgtcgtttttttctttcgtgtatgatatctatttaaatatatcaaGTAAGTGATTAACATTTGattgtattttttgttttaaactcAACTATTGTCGACCTTTTCATTTGTGAAAAATGTATTTAGcgctaaaatgtttttttattataatgctGTGTACAATTGTAATCGTAATGTAAGTAATATGTGAGTTGCTAATGTAAGGAATAATTTACAATGTTGTTTGCCTGCATTATGTTATTGTAcctattcataaaaataaaaatatgtatgtatgtatgtggacactttattgtacataagacaagttaggacataaaaatacagtatagttatgacgTACAAAGGCgatcttatccctataagggatctcatccaacctttgagcgaatttaaaatttattatttatatgaacttgaaaaagaacaaatcaaaaattattcaataaaataaactttttaacaaaaaaaaaaccgccttcaaaaataagcgcgttacaaaacacggagaaactaaaaagcaaaaaataataaacctttgaaatcagatttcttatcgtattgcaataatctaaacatccaaattataaacaaatcaattatttttgtagtcggtaccagacctgttcgtcgccttgctattgcctgtttgccccacccaaccatacacaggctggtaccgactccaaaaataattgatttgtttataatttggatgtttagattattgcaatacgataagaaatctgaattcaaaggtttattattttttgctttttagtttctacgtgttttgtaacgcgcttatttttgaaggcggtt
This genomic stretch from Leguminivora glycinivorella isolate SPB_JAAS2020 chromosome Z, LegGlyc_1.1, whole genome shotgun sequence harbors:
- the LOC125241298 gene encoding uncharacterized protein LOC125241298 isoform X1 produces the protein MTQDKCVATSFNEPIPEYIAKSEPVARPATSACTQTTLSPANPRPVYIHMSSSTSTAYMSPPEVVLPHFFKRGDKPCRKPRRPTRNIDKQPERNYMHQNHHCKSYSKIFEKKLTEPTIERLNFHADTYRANNVPAFNYVENNFSERNTRGVSEMCCKRHTRKMKPKQIPTKQTMSACNTKNSDKRSKRNRTSKLSSKSYLSPMIKQYIHKLLSLNREGIKAIQIMTQECSSVNTPASSIINVPTNFSSNNCQRRHLVLGNRVWEEFESILRQQVILHNNAAHTMFTRSQNATKSRNGKLNNIKPTRNAKNKKVHKVKSLNISKKIIVKTRDESTKTKIDNCKKKLLTNVATSEEDSTPSDHGIYYGEPSDKSNVLKTCTTRTEKNKRHIHESGREVFSSEQPKASSSSNSSDNIPSKPMNISTQTGCTVDGEINFIKLAEGKLQNMEKIADLTEKCTKRLSNLAKVLEEVRKNKSLAYSQVSTADTTSDSDQKSDNLVSAENNDLKIPLNIYREEIVKNSKDIDSTDYESLISGVPNTGNINIAEDKKTDLYETSNSECISQSTSSVSTNGDCRENNNTKCRNRPPPALLRMNLKRPQDHVVPHELSTVIEVDSPLSAKFKQQSPINTNRSTTNLADSKKDEKGLLDHPEMGLNIVNKSSNEKYKGTNDSPEDSKLQMMDLNQFNEIMLKPFVSLQEYARDHYEMSTHTNRQNLSKDIGITDDISSLHSDGSLPDVVAELLKRKLITEPFRFDTASNMNSTTLSSESTLSILALSKVGKDKSKSRLISNKENMGETSDSLSISSNPDLENAFKRLGMGWASSTLKKTKERLALSSSSNTSSSSLSQIKFKTKQDEPAADAVWSVSNISKKPALKRRLDVSKNAEQQTSPTNNMTVKEFLTKELAKKITFTDKSNRNDTNQEFVSLFETKLPEDFKNSSKILLDDNSVDSVPSGNNNRARTSTPVKLFKSVTYHSSSSSNMSNGLFSNADELSSVKLTPASARQHSASDKDELTIPNCSLKMRKTLSDCSKTDSC